A genomic window from Massilia sp. METH4 includes:
- a CDS encoding DJ-1/PfpI family protein, whose translation MAAKTILFLTGDFAEDYETMVPFQALQAVGHTVHAVCPGKKAGDKIKTAIHDFEGDQTYTEKPGHQFTLNAAFDEVDTAKYDALAIAGGRAPEYLRLDPRVIEIVREFAESGKPIAAVCHGAQLLAAADVIRGRKISCYPACSPEVKLAGAEFADIAVDAAVTDGQFVTAPAWPAHPQWIAQFLQKLGTEIKL comes from the coding sequence ATGGCAGCAAAAACCATTCTGTTCCTGACCGGCGACTTCGCCGAAGACTATGAAACGATGGTGCCGTTCCAGGCATTGCAGGCGGTGGGCCACACGGTGCACGCGGTCTGCCCCGGCAAGAAGGCCGGCGATAAGATCAAGACGGCGATCCACGATTTCGAGGGCGACCAGACCTACACGGAAAAGCCGGGCCACCAGTTCACGCTCAATGCCGCGTTCGATGAAGTCGACACAGCGAAATATGACGCACTGGCGATCGCTGGCGGCCGCGCGCCCGAATACCTGCGCCTCGACCCGCGCGTGATCGAGATCGTCAGGGAATTCGCCGAGAGCGGCAAGCCGATCGCCGCCGTGTGCCACGGCGCGCAGCTGCTGGCCGCCGCGGACGTGATCCGCGGCCGGAAGATCTCGTGCTACCCGGCCTGTTCGCCGGAGGTGAAACTGGCGGGCGCGGAATTCGCCGACATCGCCGTCGATGCCGCCGTCACCGACGGCCAGTTCGTCACCGCGCCGGCCTGGCCGGCGCATCCTCAGTGGATCGCGCAGTTCCTGCAAAAACTCGGCACTGAAATCAAGCTGTAG